A window from Nocardioides mesophilus encodes these proteins:
- the mltG gene encoding endolytic transglycosylase MltG, with protein sequence MSDLGLELEQSSSRKPRSRRGLGCLAVLIALAVLVGGGYAVATASMSALRGVFAPPADYDGPGHGKVLFEVEQGDTASEIGRGLVEKDVVKSVGAFVAAAQDEPRSMQIQPGFYQLKKQVPAVDALGVLIDPENMVQTSVTVPEGLRVEQVVKLLAKKTDYSVKQFQAALAKPGRLGLPDYAKGNPEGYLFPATYSFGPDETPMTMLQAMVARWRQAADEADLEAAAQQLGYTPAELMTVASLVESEANRDVDRGKVARVIYNRLESDVTNGLLQIDATVNYALGRDLGLGLTEEDLRVDSPYNTRRYPGLPPGPIESPGDKAIAAAAHPTPGPWVYYVTVNLETGETKFAKDYDQFLKYRKQLQAWCDTSDRC encoded by the coding sequence GTGAGCGACCTCGGACTCGAGCTCGAGCAAAGCAGTTCCCGCAAGCCGCGCTCCCGACGCGGCCTGGGCTGCCTGGCGGTGCTGATCGCGCTCGCGGTGCTGGTCGGCGGAGGGTATGCAGTGGCCACCGCGAGCATGAGCGCGCTCCGGGGTGTGTTCGCCCCGCCCGCGGACTACGACGGCCCGGGCCACGGCAAGGTCCTGTTCGAGGTGGAGCAGGGGGACACCGCCTCGGAGATCGGCCGGGGGCTGGTGGAGAAGGACGTCGTGAAGAGCGTCGGCGCGTTCGTGGCGGCCGCCCAGGACGAGCCGCGGTCGATGCAGATCCAGCCCGGCTTCTACCAGCTGAAGAAGCAGGTGCCGGCCGTGGACGCGCTCGGTGTGCTGATCGACCCCGAGAACATGGTGCAGACCTCGGTGACCGTCCCCGAGGGGTTGCGCGTCGAGCAGGTCGTGAAGCTGCTCGCCAAGAAGACCGACTACTCCGTCAAGCAGTTCCAGGCTGCGCTGGCCAAGCCCGGCCGGCTGGGCCTGCCCGACTACGCGAAGGGCAACCCCGAGGGCTACCTCTTCCCGGCGACCTACTCCTTCGGTCCGGACGAGACCCCGATGACCATGCTGCAGGCGATGGTCGCGCGGTGGCGCCAGGCAGCGGACGAGGCCGACCTCGAGGCGGCTGCGCAGCAGCTGGGCTATACGCCCGCCGAGCTGATGACGGTCGCCAGCCTGGTCGAGTCGGAGGCCAACCGCGACGTCGACCGGGGCAAGGTCGCCCGGGTGATCTACAACCGCCTGGAGTCCGACGTCACCAACGGACTGCTGCAGATCGACGCCACGGTGAACTACGCCCTCGGCCGTGATCTGGGGCTCGGGCTCACCGAGGAGGACCTGCGGGTCGACTCGCCGTACAACACCCGCCGGTACCCAGGGCTGCCGCCGGGCCCGATCGAGTCGCCGGGCGACAAGGCGATCGCGGCGGCCGCCCACCCGACCCCCGGCCCGTGGGTCTACTACGTGACGGTCAACCTGGAGACCGGCGAGACCAAGTTCGCGAAGGACTACGACCAGTTCCTGAAGTACCGCAAGCAGCTGCAGGCGTGGTGCGACACCTCCGACCGTTGCTGA
- a CDS encoding shikimate dehydrogenase, which produces MTTHCAVLGSPIAHSLSPVLHRAAYAELGLDWEYDACEVREADLPGFLDGLDSSWRGLSLTMPLKRAVVPLLDELSARAGQAGAANTVVLRGGRRVGHNTDVPGVAAALRERYDGPLRSAVVLGGGATAASVLLALGDLGCPRADLVVRDPGRAGETLAAVARHPTPPRVEVRTFAELAAAPTAMSDLFDEVDLVASTVPVTAQTPTVLAACAAATVVFEVLYDPWPTPLALAARERDQMLVGGLDLLVHQAVLQVQLMTGSLPSLDVLRAAGERALLDR; this is translated from the coding sequence GTGACCACGCACTGCGCGGTGCTCGGCAGCCCGATCGCGCACTCGCTGTCCCCGGTGCTGCACCGGGCCGCCTACGCCGAGCTCGGCCTGGACTGGGAGTACGACGCCTGCGAGGTGCGCGAGGCCGACCTGCCGGGGTTCCTGGACGGGCTGGACAGCAGCTGGCGGGGGCTGTCGCTGACGATGCCGCTGAAGCGGGCGGTGGTGCCGCTGCTGGACGAGCTGAGCGCCCGGGCCGGGCAGGCCGGCGCCGCGAACACCGTCGTGCTGCGGGGTGGCCGCCGGGTCGGCCACAACACGGACGTTCCCGGGGTGGCCGCTGCGTTGCGGGAGCGGTACGACGGGCCGCTGCGCAGCGCCGTCGTGCTGGGTGGCGGAGCGACCGCGGCCTCGGTCCTGCTGGCGCTCGGCGACCTGGGCTGCCCGCGGGCCGACCTGGTGGTCCGCGACCCGGGCCGGGCGGGCGAGACGCTGGCCGCGGTGGCGCGGCACCCGACGCCTCCGCGGGTTGAGGTCCGCACCTTCGCGGAGCTGGCGGCCGCACCGACCGCCATGTCCGACCTGTTCGACGAGGTCGACCTGGTGGCCTCGACGGTGCCGGTGACCGCCCAGACGCCGACCGTGCTGGCCGCCTGCGCGGCTGCGACGGTGGTCTTCGAGGTGCTCTACGACCCGTGGCCGACGCCGTTGGCGCTCGCAGCCCGGGAGCGGGACCAAATGCTCGTCGGCGGCCTCGACCTGCTCGTGCACCAGGCGGTGCTGCAGGTGCAGCTGATGACCGGCAGTCTGCCGTCGCTGGACGTGCTGCGCGCGGCGGGGGAGCGCGCCCTGCTCGACCGCTGA
- a CDS encoding 2-oxoacid:acceptor oxidoreductase family protein, protein MFSVRIHGRGGQGAVTAAEMLSVAAFREGRHAQAFPTFGSERTGAPVVAFCRIDDRAIRLREPVADPDALVVADPTLLHQVDLFAGFRPGGYLLVNTSRTLEELGLLELVGEMRPERTATVAATELAREHLGRPLPNAALLGGFAALTGQVSLVAVVAAIQAQFPGRVGEANAEAARAAYDRVQEQLRSHADA, encoded by the coding sequence ATGTTCTCAGTGAGGATCCACGGTCGCGGCGGGCAGGGGGCCGTGACGGCTGCGGAGATGCTCTCGGTCGCCGCCTTCCGCGAGGGCCGGCACGCGCAGGCCTTCCCGACCTTCGGCTCCGAGCGCACCGGGGCTCCGGTCGTGGCGTTCTGCCGCATCGACGACCGCGCCATCCGGTTGCGCGAGCCGGTCGCCGACCCGGATGCGCTGGTGGTCGCCGACCCCACCCTGCTGCACCAGGTCGACCTCTTCGCCGGCTTCCGGCCGGGCGGCTACCTGCTGGTCAACACCTCACGCACGCTCGAGGAGCTCGGGCTGCTCGAGCTGGTCGGGGAGATGCGCCCCGAGCGGACGGCCACCGTCGCCGCCACCGAGCTGGCCCGCGAGCACCTCGGCCGGCCGCTGCCCAACGCGGCGCTGCTCGGGGGTTTCGCGGCGCTGACCGGCCAGGTGTCGCTCGTCGCGGTGGTGGCCGCGATCCAGGCGCAGTTCCCCGGCCGGGTCGGCGAGGCCAACGCGGAGGCCGCGCGCGCGGCGTACGACCGGGTCCAGGAGCAGCTGAGGAGCCACGCCGATGCTTGA
- a CDS encoding transketolase C-terminal domain-containing protein, with product MLEQIEGSQAVARTVGLCRPAVIAAYPISPQTHIVEKLSDLVRTRELEPCEYLMVESEFGALSACIGASAAGARTYTATSSQGLLFMAEALFNASGLGLPLVMTVANRAIGAPINIWNDHSDAMSMRDSGWVQLYAESNQEAVDLHVQAYRLAESLSLPVMVCMDGFVLTHAVEQVDLPGQDEVDRYLPAFVPQQMLDPDDPVTIGAMVGPEAFTEVKYLMHAKQMQALDEIPRLAAEFAEQFGRSSGGLLSAYRLDDADTVVVALGSMLGTLEDVVDSLRDEGVSVGVLGVKCFRPWPRDEIREALSHARRVVVVEKAFAVGAGGIVGQNLRLALQDLPVEVYDVVAGLGGRAVTRASLRRLLDVLLAGGLDPYELHFLDLDTALVQRELERSRHRVRPGPHAENMLRDLGVVGSGPL from the coding sequence ATGCTTGAGCAGATCGAAGGGTCGCAGGCCGTCGCCCGCACCGTCGGGCTGTGCCGCCCCGCGGTGATCGCCGCCTACCCCATCTCGCCGCAGACGCACATCGTGGAGAAGCTCTCCGACCTGGTCCGCACCCGTGAGCTGGAGCCGTGCGAGTACCTGATGGTGGAGTCGGAGTTCGGGGCGCTGTCGGCCTGCATCGGTGCCTCCGCCGCCGGTGCCCGGACCTACACCGCGACCTCCAGCCAGGGGTTGCTGTTCATGGCCGAGGCCCTGTTCAACGCCTCGGGCCTCGGGCTGCCGCTGGTGATGACGGTGGCGAACCGGGCCATCGGGGCGCCGATCAACATCTGGAACGACCACTCCGACGCGATGTCGATGCGCGACTCGGGGTGGGTCCAGCTCTACGCCGAGTCGAACCAGGAGGCCGTGGACCTGCACGTGCAGGCCTACCGCCTCGCCGAGTCGCTCTCGCTGCCGGTGATGGTCTGCATGGACGGCTTCGTGCTCACCCACGCCGTGGAGCAGGTGGACCTGCCGGGCCAGGACGAGGTCGACCGCTACCTGCCCGCGTTCGTGCCGCAGCAGATGCTGGACCCGGACGATCCCGTGACGATCGGGGCGATGGTCGGTCCGGAGGCGTTCACCGAGGTGAAGTACCTGATGCACGCCAAGCAGATGCAGGCCCTCGACGAGATCCCGCGGCTCGCCGCCGAGTTCGCCGAGCAGTTCGGACGGTCCTCCGGCGGGCTGCTGAGCGCCTACCGCCTCGACGACGCCGACACCGTCGTGGTGGCCCTCGGCTCGATGCTCGGCACCCTCGAGGACGTCGTGGACAGCCTGCGCGACGAGGGCGTCTCGGTCGGCGTGCTCGGGGTGAAGTGCTTCCGGCCCTGGCCGCGCGACGAGATCCGGGAGGCGCTGAGCCACGCGAGGCGGGTGGTCGTGGTGGAGAAGGCCTTCGCGGTCGGCGCCGGCGGCATCGTCGGGCAGAACCTCCGGCTGGCCCTGCAGGACCTGCCCGTCGAGGTGTACGACGTCGTCGCCGGCCTGGGCGGCCGGGCGGTGACCCGGGCCTCGCTGCGCCGGCTGCTCGACGTCCTCCTCGCCGGCGGCCTCGACCCCTACGAGCTGCACTTCCTCGACCTCGACACCGCGCTGGTCCAGCGCGAGCTCGAACGGTCACGGCACCGGGTCCGGCCCGGCCCGCACGCGGAGAACATGCTCCGCGACCTCGGCGTCGTCGGCTCCGGGCCCCTGTAG
- a CDS encoding thiamine pyrophosphate-dependent enzyme has protein sequence MAFQEIKLYQVGTFVAGNRLLDPEQRSVQARMGRSNSLTSGHRACQGCGEALGARYVLDAAMRATDGKMIAANSTGCLEVFSTPYPESSWQVPWLHSLFGNGPAVASGMAAALKAQGREDIRVVAQAGDGGTVDIGFGTLSGMFERNDDVLFVCYDNQGYMNTGVQRSGATPPAARTANTKPVGGTTGNVFGQGKNLPQIAMAHEIPYVATATVAELRDLEHKVERAMEFRGARYLHVYVPCPLGWGAAPADTIRLARLVKETGIFPVFEAEHGVVTEVSRIRHQVPVEDYLRPQRRYAHLFGDPPRRDLIDRIQAGADRNIARFGLLDDPDTSDLPGARP, from the coding sequence ATGGCGTTCCAGGAGATCAAGCTCTACCAGGTCGGCACCTTCGTCGCCGGCAACCGGCTGCTCGACCCGGAGCAACGCTCGGTGCAGGCCCGGATGGGGCGCTCGAACTCGCTCACCTCGGGCCACCGCGCCTGCCAGGGCTGCGGTGAGGCGCTCGGCGCCCGCTACGTGCTCGACGCGGCGATGCGGGCCACCGACGGCAAGATGATCGCGGCCAACTCCACCGGCTGCCTCGAGGTGTTCTCCACGCCGTACCCCGAGTCCTCGTGGCAGGTGCCGTGGCTGCACTCGCTGTTCGGCAACGGGCCCGCGGTCGCCTCGGGGATGGCGGCCGCGCTGAAGGCGCAGGGCCGGGAGGACATCCGGGTGGTGGCCCAGGCGGGCGACGGCGGCACCGTCGACATCGGCTTCGGCACCCTGTCGGGGATGTTCGAGCGCAACGACGACGTGCTGTTCGTCTGCTACGACAACCAGGGCTACATGAACACCGGTGTGCAGCGCTCCGGGGCGACACCGCCGGCCGCCCGGACCGCCAACACCAAGCCTGTCGGCGGCACCACCGGCAACGTCTTCGGCCAGGGCAAGAACCTCCCGCAGATCGCGATGGCCCACGAGATCCCCTACGTCGCCACCGCGACGGTCGCGGAGCTGCGCGACCTCGAGCACAAGGTGGAGCGGGCGATGGAGTTCCGCGGGGCGCGCTACCTGCACGTCTACGTGCCCTGCCCGCTGGGCTGGGGAGCGGCGCCCGCGGACACGATCCGGCTGGCCCGGCTGGTGAAGGAGACCGGCATCTTCCCGGTGTTCGAGGCCGAGCACGGGGTCGTCACCGAGGTCTCCCGGATCCGGCACCAGGTGCCGGTCGAGGACTACCTGCGGCCGCAGCGCCGCTACGCGCACCTGTTCGGCGACCCGCCGCGACGCGACCTCATCGACCGCATCCAGGCGGGCGCGGACCGCAACATCGCCCGGTTCGGGCTGCTCGACGACCCGGACACCTCCGACCTCCCGGGAGCCCGGCCATGA
- a CDS encoding NAD(P)-binding protein, producing MTMEKPFAITLDIGSSKANKTGSWRTERAVYTNRMPPCNDACPAGENIQSWLYEGEEGGAGYERAWRKIMADNPFPAIMGRVCYHPCESACNRGQLDEAVGINSVERFLGDEAIRRGWTVSVEAPPTGKRVLVVGAGPSGLSAAYHLALRGHTVTVKEAGPKAGGMMRFGIPKYRLPRDVLDAEVQRILDLGVTLELDAAVSDLDALRGDYDAVFLAVGAQIGRRAYLPAGSAAHVLDAVSMLHDLEEGETPLLGRRVAVYGGGNTALDAARTAKRLGASEAVVVYRRTQDRMPAHETELAEAEDEGVLFKWLTTVKQVEAGRLVVERMELDETGFPQPTGELEELAADSLVLALGQETDLSLLQNVPGLDVEDGVVAVDATMMTGCPGVFAGGDMVPFERSVTVAVGHGKRAARHIDGWLSGAAPEPAVRPALATYDTLNTWYYADAPRVHRPMLEQARRASTFDEVVQGLDESNALYEARRCMSCGNCFSCDNCYGVCPDNAVIKLGQPGEKYLIDLDYCKGCGLCVAECPSGAIQMFPEEI from the coding sequence ATGACCATGGAGAAGCCGTTCGCGATCACCCTCGACATCGGCTCCAGCAAGGCCAACAAGACCGGCTCCTGGCGCACCGAGCGGGCCGTCTACACGAACCGGATGCCGCCGTGCAACGACGCCTGCCCGGCGGGGGAGAACATCCAGTCCTGGCTCTACGAGGGCGAGGAGGGCGGCGCCGGCTACGAGCGGGCCTGGCGCAAGATCATGGCGGACAACCCGTTCCCCGCGATCATGGGCCGGGTCTGCTACCACCCGTGCGAGTCGGCCTGCAACCGCGGCCAGCTCGACGAGGCGGTCGGCATCAACTCCGTCGAGCGGTTCCTCGGCGACGAGGCGATCCGCAGGGGGTGGACAGTCTCGGTGGAGGCCCCGCCGACCGGCAAGCGGGTCCTCGTCGTGGGCGCGGGACCCTCCGGCCTCTCCGCGGCGTACCACCTCGCGCTGCGCGGGCACACCGTCACCGTCAAGGAGGCCGGTCCCAAGGCCGGCGGGATGATGCGCTTCGGCATCCCGAAGTACCGCCTGCCCCGCGACGTCCTCGACGCCGAGGTGCAGCGGATCCTCGACCTCGGCGTCACGCTGGAGCTGGACGCCGCGGTCAGCGACCTCGACGCCTTGCGCGGCGATTACGACGCGGTGTTCCTGGCGGTCGGCGCGCAGATCGGCAGGCGGGCCTACCTGCCGGCCGGGTCGGCCGCGCACGTGCTCGACGCGGTGAGCATGCTGCACGACCTCGAGGAGGGCGAGACCCCGCTGCTGGGCCGCCGGGTCGCGGTGTACGGCGGCGGCAACACCGCGCTGGACGCGGCCCGGACCGCCAAGCGGCTCGGCGCGTCCGAGGCCGTGGTCGTCTACCGGCGCACCCAGGACCGGATGCCCGCCCACGAGACCGAGCTCGCCGAGGCCGAGGACGAGGGCGTGCTGTTCAAGTGGCTGACCACGGTGAAGCAGGTGGAGGCGGGCCGGCTGGTCGTGGAGCGGATGGAGCTGGACGAGACCGGCTTCCCGCAGCCGACCGGTGAGCTCGAGGAGCTCGCGGCGGACTCGCTGGTGCTGGCACTCGGGCAGGAGACCGACCTCTCGCTGCTCCAGAACGTGCCCGGGCTGGACGTCGAGGACGGCGTGGTGGCGGTGGACGCGACGATGATGACCGGCTGCCCCGGCGTCTTCGCCGGCGGGGACATGGTGCCCTTCGAGCGGTCGGTCACCGTGGCGGTCGGGCACGGGAAGCGGGCGGCCCGGCACATCGACGGCTGGCTCTCCGGGGCGGCGCCGGAGCCTGCCGTCCGACCGGCCCTGGCGACGTACGACACCCTGAACACCTGGTACTACGCCGACGCACCGCGGGTGCACCGCCCGATGCTGGAGCAGGCGCGCCGCGCGTCGACCTTCGACGAGGTGGTGCAGGGGCTCGACGAGAGCAACGCGCTGTACGAGGCGCGGCGGTGCATGTCGTGCGGCAACTGCTTCAGCTGTGACAACTGCTACGGGGTGTGCCCGGACAACGCGGTGATCAAGCTCGGGCAGCCGGGGGAGAAGTACCTCATCGACCTCGACTACTGCAAGGGCTGCGGGCTCTGCGTCGCGGAGTGCCCCTCCGGCGCGATCCAGATGTTCCCCGAGGAGATCTGA
- a CDS encoding prepilin peptidase, translating to MTWHLDAAIACALYGLLVGRLVPTLIAWVPEPEADPDADPAEEPKELYADIARQRGLRTRASLATAVVAGLLGAAVGWSTALMFLLYLAPVGVALAVIDWRTRLLPTKLIAPSYAVVVALVLVAGLAAGDLHAVVTAGWGWLIAGGSFFVLWFVYPRGMGYGDVRLSGVLGLALGYLGWSELAVGVYAGFLLGAVGGLLLSLLRIVDRKAYPFGPFMLVGAVVGVLLGPGVAAWYA from the coding sequence GTGACCTGGCACCTCGACGCGGCGATCGCCTGCGCCCTCTACGGACTGCTCGTGGGCCGGCTGGTGCCGACGCTCATCGCCTGGGTCCCCGAGCCGGAGGCCGATCCCGACGCCGATCCGGCCGAGGAGCCCAAGGAGCTCTACGCCGACATCGCCCGGCAGCGTGGCCTGCGGACCCGGGCGTCGCTGGCCACCGCGGTGGTCGCCGGGCTGCTCGGGGCGGCGGTGGGCTGGTCGACGGCGCTGATGTTCCTGCTCTACCTCGCCCCGGTCGGCGTGGCGCTCGCCGTGATCGACTGGCGGACCCGGCTGCTTCCCACCAAGCTGATCGCGCCGTCGTACGCCGTGGTGGTCGCCCTGGTGCTGGTGGCCGGCCTGGCCGCGGGGGACCTGCACGCCGTGGTCACCGCGGGCTGGGGCTGGCTGATCGCCGGCGGCAGCTTCTTCGTGCTGTGGTTCGTCTACCCGCGGGGGATGGGCTACGGCGACGTGCGGCTCTCCGGGGTGCTCGGCCTCGCGCTGGGCTACCTGGGCTGGAGCGAGCTCGCCGTCGGGGTGTACGCCGGCTTCCTCCTCGGCGCGGTCGGCGGGCTGCTGCTCTCGCTGCTGAGGATCGTGGACCGCAAGGCCTATCCCTTCGGGCCGTTCATGCTCGTCGGCGCGGTGGTCGGCGTGCTGCTCGGGCCCGGTGTCGCTGCGTGGTACGCCTGA
- the aroC gene encoding chorismate synthase, with product MLRWLTAGESHGPALVAILEGLPAHVSVTSDDIGDALARRRLGYGRGARMKFERDEVEVIGGLRHGRTLGSPVAIRIGNSEWPKWDKVMSADPVDPVELEALARNAALTRPRPGHADLVGMQKYAFDEARPILERASARETAARVALGAVATAFLRQVVGAEVVSHVVGLGQVAAPAGSVPLATDVPYLDEDPVRCLDPDTSAAMVAAIDQAHKDGDTLGGVVEVVVHGLPPGLGSHVHWDRRLDARLAGALMGIQAIKGVEVGDGFALAADPGSLAHDEIVSTDEGIRRTSGRSGGTEGGMSTGEILRVRAAMKPIATVPRALRTIDVATGEAAVAHHQRSDVCAVPAAGIVAEAMVALVLADVLLEKFGGDSVAETRRNVESYLDTLRFS from the coding sequence ATGCTGCGTTGGCTCACTGCGGGCGAGTCCCACGGCCCTGCCCTGGTCGCGATCCTGGAAGGTCTGCCGGCCCACGTGTCGGTGACCTCCGACGACATCGGCGACGCCCTCGCCCGGCGCCGGCTCGGCTACGGCCGGGGCGCCCGGATGAAGTTCGAGCGCGACGAGGTCGAGGTGATCGGCGGGCTGCGGCACGGCCGCACCCTGGGCAGCCCGGTGGCGATCCGGATCGGCAACAGCGAGTGGCCCAAGTGGGACAAGGTGATGTCCGCCGACCCCGTGGACCCGGTCGAGCTCGAGGCGTTGGCCCGCAACGCCGCGCTCACCCGGCCGCGGCCCGGGCACGCGGACCTGGTGGGCATGCAGAAGTACGCCTTCGACGAGGCCCGGCCGATCCTGGAGCGGGCCTCGGCGCGGGAGACCGCCGCCCGGGTCGCGCTCGGTGCGGTGGCCACCGCGTTCCTGCGCCAGGTGGTCGGCGCCGAGGTCGTCTCGCACGTGGTCGGGCTCGGCCAGGTCGCGGCCCCGGCCGGGTCGGTGCCGCTGGCCACCGACGTGCCCTACCTCGACGAGGACCCGGTGCGCTGCCTGGACCCGGACACCAGCGCGGCCATGGTCGCCGCGATCGACCAGGCCCACAAGGACGGCGACACCCTCGGCGGCGTCGTGGAGGTGGTGGTGCACGGGCTGCCGCCGGGGCTGGGCTCGCACGTGCACTGGGACCGGCGCCTCGACGCGCGGCTCGCGGGGGCGTTGATGGGCATCCAGGCCATCAAGGGCGTCGAGGTGGGCGACGGCTTCGCGCTGGCCGCGGACCCCGGCTCGCTGGCCCACGACGAGATCGTCAGCACCGACGAGGGCATCCGCCGGACCTCGGGACGCTCCGGCGGCACCGAGGGCGGGATGTCCACCGGCGAGATCCTGCGGGTGCGAGCGGCGATGAAGCCGATCGCCACGGTGCCGCGGGCGCTGCGCACCATCGACGTCGCCACCGGCGAGGCGGCGGTGGCGCACCACCAGCGCTCCGACGTGTGCGCGGTGCCGGCCGCGGGGATCGTCGCCGAGGCGATGGTGGCGCTGGTGCTGGCCGACGTGCTGCTGGAGAAGTTCGGCGGGGACTCGGTCGCGGAGACCCGGCGCAACGTCGAGAGCTACCTCGACACGCTGAGGTTCTCGTGA
- a CDS encoding shikimate kinase: MSPRVVLVGPMGAGKTTVAQLLAARWGLPVRDTDQDIEAAERREISEIFVDDGEDHFRELERAAVAAALAEHDGVLALGGGAVLDPGTRELLAGHRVVFLHVGLSDAVKRVGLGVGRPLLLGNVRSRVKALLDERQPLYSSVASATVETDGRTPEEVAEEVARAVETSQTRETGT, encoded by the coding sequence GTGAGCCCACGGGTGGTGCTGGTCGGCCCGATGGGGGCCGGAAAGACGACGGTCGCGCAGCTGCTGGCCGCCCGGTGGGGGCTGCCCGTGCGGGACACCGACCAGGACATCGAGGCCGCCGAGCGGCGTGAGATCTCGGAGATCTTCGTCGACGACGGCGAGGACCACTTCCGGGAGCTCGAGCGGGCGGCCGTGGCCGCGGCGCTGGCCGAGCACGACGGGGTGCTGGCGCTCGGCGGCGGCGCCGTGCTCGATCCCGGGACCCGCGAGCTGCTCGCCGGGCACCGGGTGGTCTTCCTGCACGTCGGGCTCTCCGACGCGGTGAAGCGGGTCGGGCTCGGCGTCGGGAGGCCGCTGCTGCTCGGCAACGTGCGCAGCCGCGTGAAGGCGCTGCTCGACGAGCGGCAGCCGCTGTACTCCTCGGTGGCGAGCGCGACGGTGGAGACCGACGGCCGCACGCCCGAGGAGGTGGCCGAGGAGGTGGCACGCGCGGTGGAGACCAGCCAGACGAGGGAGACGGGGACATGA